actcgtatcttcatcctgatcatttgtatacatacaagaaaagtAGAATTGTCTGGCTCGTTGTagaatacgtatgtatgtaaataaagtccgattatattttaatgagtaagcaaaaaaatattacactaAATTGATCTCTAAGTTAAGCGtttcattaaaaacaattttaaagtttgttttgtggagttttttatagttttgtaaATGTGCTGAAAAAgagaataattttgaatttttgttctaTCGCCGGACATAAAGATAGTTTTGACAGAAGTAATAAAAGAGCACCACGTCTTGAAATCGGATACAAGTTCTCGAAAGAAACTTGCATGggaacatacatacgtacatatccaaaggcagatacatacatactaaatatacatatagtatctAAAACGGTGCCTCTGGGTATTTCAGTAAGATTGCACAATTTGTTCACAAGTATTTGCCACTCAcctacatactacatacatacatatatatgtatgtgtatacctATGGGTATGAAcagatgtgtgtatgtatgtaaatgcatatccACAAGTATTTGTTATGATACCTCGGCCATTGCACTTGACAAAAGCAATTGCGATTCATTTCATTCGACCGGTTCATTTATTTCTACGTTCGATCAGTTTCTGGTTCTTCGGTTCGTTGCGGCTCTATTTCTTTTTGCGTATAATATTGTGCTTGCTTAAAGCACTATTACATGCAATCTTTTGATTACTTCAGCTTGTGTATACGAAATTGTAACAGTGATGTTAgcgtttattttttcaattgatgTTGTTATTGCTCTGCATTGAATTCTGCGCAGAAAAGTTGATACCGTTGTTATGGGTTTGCTATGTTAACATTTTGtgagtattattattttttgttgttgtaatgattAGTTTGGTTACCATTGTTACAGTTTATTATTGCATAGCTTCTATGCAGCTAGCGGTGGTGCTGTGTATTAACTATCTGTTACAGCTGACTTGCTGTCTATTTATTTTCTTCTGGTAAGTATTTGGTGTATTTCAATTTGGGGTTGCTGGTATATATTGGAGGTGCTGGCCACTTTTCAGCACAGTTCGTTAACAGTCCTAGTCGCGAATCTAGGAGGTTCAACCaactagaaaataataaaaaaattattcaaattcaaacATACGTTTTGAAGTATGCGcaattagttttatatttactttcattttcatgGAACAGGTTTAATCTTAAGGCTTAATCTGAGTTTTTCGATCAAAACGGTGTTACTTTAACTGAATACTGTGTGTGATATAGAAATTATAAACTATGAAAGAATACGtaagtaaacatatgtatagagaaatcgattttaattggtatttcattctgaatttatttctataaaacTGGAAGTACAATCGCATACaaacaacatcaaatatttttcgtaattatttttatattgatacTAATTTCCAATTGTAATACAATTGTTTATACAGTGGCAGACAAAAGTCTACATACACCCCCTATTTTCATTGATatgatacaaaatatttttagaaaaatgtattgATACAGTTTTgttctaatatttattataatcacaatgaactaaaaaaattcatcattTAACATGAAACGACAAATTTATGgaagaaaaactcaaaaatacgAAGCTCATACTTTGTACATTGTTATGATAACGGTAAAGTACCGTTAGcctttttctttcatttcattatGTTTACCATTTAGTATTTATTGAATTCAGTTGTGGGTTGAACACTTAAATAGCTATAATGGCTCCGCGAAAAGAAATATCAATTGATGTAAGAAATTTAGtgataaaacaaagaaaagaaaagaaatcgTATGgtgaaattctaaaattttaaacttgagTCGAGCAacagtcaaaaaattgtaaaaaacttcgaaaatagTGGTTCTACCGAAAATAAACCGCGCAGTGGCCGCCCAAGAAAACTATCTCGTAGAGACGTCAGCCTGATCCTCAAAGAAGTGGACAAAAATCCAAAAGTAAATGCTCCAAAATTAGCCGAGCACATAGCAAGTACGTCACAAAAGAGTATCCATCCAAGAACAATACAAAGAACTCTAAACGAAAATGGGTTCCACAGTAGCACACCACGGAAGAAACCACTTATTTCTGAAAAAACCGGAAACTTCGTTTAGAATTCGCTAAAAAACACATAGACAAGAGGATGGATTTTTGGGAAAAAGTTTTATCTACGGATGAATctaaattcaacatttttggtAGCGATGAAAAAGCTAAAAGAAGCTTAAAAGATTTGAATATTATTGAACATGTCTGGGAAATTTTGGATCGAAAAATTAGAAAGCACCAGATTTCTAGCTCTGCTCTACTCAAAAATCGCATATTAGAAGCTTGGAACAGCATAACGTCTGCAGAGTTGACAAATTTAGCGGAATCAATGCAACGGCGTCTTCAAGCAGTTGTAGATGCCAAAGGGGGCCCAACTAAATACTAAAACGTCTTAATAACTAccattttgttaagttttcgCACTGaactaagatatttttttactcaaacataatttttgagattttcctctataaatatgttgttttatattaagtaatggatattttaagtttattgtTATTAGAAAATAGATAAGAATAAAACTGTATCAACACATTTTCTTAAAAAGATTTTGTACTCTCATATGCAATAAAAGAGTAGACTTTTTTCCTCTTTGCGAATTTTAATTGCCTCATCCATTATGCGTCATTCTTGGTGTTCTCAGCTTTTTAAAAAGCTGCACAAAGTGGGGTAACTGTGTAGGATGATACGGAATGTTTGTATATgaatcaattcaaaaatttatcacCATAAAgtcatattatttatatgaaacataaaagaataatatgcaattaatttttacagacacattaaaatatttccactTCTTTCATTAGTATTAATGGCAAGAGTGTATTATTGTTCGGCTGTAAGTAAGAACGTTTTCAATTGCTACGCTtgatgctttttttttttgcatactaAGCTGATAATATTCTTGTTCTTAGCTTTTGAAAGATCTGTAAAGTTTTTTCGCGGAAATCATGACCGGCACCACCAAAGAACAgatgtacatactcgtattatGAACATTATATTTGTGCAGTTGCATTGTTGAAATCTTGTGTATTATTATGGTGAAATGCAAGTAACTTTCAAACTAGTTTAATCAGCTTCATTAATCATCAAGAATGTGTGAAATCTATGTTATTCACTTTGGCTTTGTCTTTTCAGTTAATTTTACTTGTGTTACTCATCTCTGCATGTAGTGCGACTCTCCATGGCGCCGTCTCAACACAATTTCAACATATTGATCCTCATAGTCGTACCTACTCTTACGGGTATGCTGATCCCAACTCCCAGAAGCATGAGACACGTTCTTACGATGGTGTTACACGTGGCTCCTACTCTTATGTAGATGGTAATGGGCATGTGCAATCGCTCTCTTATGTTGCTGATCCACATCATGGTTTCAACGCTGTTGGCACAAATTTACCAAAAGCTTCCCCATCTCCAGATACTCACTTCGCTGCAATACACAGTGCTGCTGCCCAATCATACGTGCCATACGCTCATCACTATCCCCAACATATTCCAATACTAACAGATGGAGGTGTGCCCGTGGATACGCCAGAAGTACAACACGCACGAGCTGAACATTATGCTGCATAtgctgctgccgctgcagcTGCTGCAGCTCATCCGGAACCGTATGACGGTCACTCTCACCATTTGTATAAACGGTCATTATACAGTCATCCCTGGAACTACGCTCATCAAAATTCGATTACCCATGTGCCACTGACACATGGAGGCGTTCCTGTTGATACACCAGACGTACAAGCTGCCAAAGCCGAACACTTTGCAGCGCATGCCAAAGTTTTGGGCCGTGGTACACAAGTAAATGGCGCTCCCTCGGACACACCAGAAGTAGCTCACGCAAAAGCTGCCCATTATGCTGCACATGCTGCTGCTCGCACTGGTTATCCTATTGGGCAGACAGTCCCCGTGCATGGCTATCACATTCCAGTGATTCACAATGGTGTACCAGTCGAGACACCAGAAGTTCAACATGCCAAAGCAGCACATTATGCTGCAGTTATTAAGGCTACATCTAGAGCTGGTCACGGTGAACCAAGCGATAATGGAGGTCATTATGGCGGGCATTGGAATGATCCACATAATAGTGGTTATACGGGATACAAACATCGAGGCCCTATACATATTCCAGTCATCCACAATGGCGTGCCCGTTGAACCTCCAGAAGTTCAGCATGCTCGCGCCGCCCACTTGAATGCTTTAGCTTCTGCTAGTCATGGTTCGGGGCATGTGGGTTACTATGAGCATGATGACCAATATCATGgccaaaattattaaatccTGACCACATATTTTAGTATAACTACGTGCGGATATCGGAAAGAAATATACTTATACTAATCTAAAAGAACGGCGGGCATGACACGAATAAATCGACCATGAttgcacatacttatatactaaaATAACAACATGACGCGATATTATATTGTCTCAAATCTTCTTATTTGCTTAGCTCTTCTTTTTACGTTTTGCGCTATATAAAATCACATGATTACTCCCTGAATAATGTAAACGAGTTGTTTACTATAacatacttacttatgtacGATGTTTGGGTTACATTAAAATCATTTCTTATGtattgaagaatattaattacacatgtatataaatatagtgtTTTAAACATATAGtgatacatatttataagatAGCGTattatattgtaaaatataaagtttatttaaaattgcacTTCTCAAAATGttggtttttaattataaaatactaGAAGATCCCACACGTTGCAGTGGCTAAggtatacttacatacattaaattatattaatacaaACTGTTCAATACAGCTAAATATGGTAATTATGAATAAGGATGAAAACTTTATAGGGGggataaaattttttacttaaaatttggaaataagatatgttaaattttttattttattatatttatattaaagtttgtaacaaattagtaattttcaaagttattaGTTGATAacagtccctcagtttttaggatatcgttttgaaattttgcaaacgccattttctcttcaagaagctgctcatttgtcggaactgccgatatcggaccactataacatatagctgccatacaaactgaacgatcggaatcaagttattgtatggaaaactttcacatttgacaatatatattcacgaaatttggtatagattattttctaaggcagcaatgcaatctccgcagaaattgttcacatcggatgactatagcatatagctgcgatacaaactgaatgatcggaatcaaatgcttgcatgggaaacttcctcatttgacgatataacttctcgaaatttggtatgagttattgtttatagaaataatgtaatctccgaaaaaattgttcagatcggattaccatagcatatagcttccatccAAACTGAACacttactaacagaaatgcacctgtgaaagtatttagcttcggggcaaccgaagttaacgtttttcctgtTTTAATTACCGTTGAAAATTTGATATGAATTCAacttacgaaaaaaaaatatgaaaaagtttgctTTTTTATGTAGGAAACcgcttttaattgaaaatgaaatcacttaaagaaacatttttattatttttattaagttttactatcaaaataatttacaaaaaagtaaaaaataatttaaaagtgcacactttccctttttcttttatgttcataggtacttcttcttcttaattggcgtagacaccgcttacgcgattatagccgagttaacaacagcgcgccagtcgtttcatcttttcgctacgtggcgccaattggatattccaagcgaagccaggtccttctccacttggtccttccaacggagtggaggtcttcctcttcctctgcttcccccggcgggtactgcgtccaatactttcagagctggagtgttttcatccggacaacatgacctagccagcgtagccgctgtcttttaattcgttgaactatgtcaatgtcgtcatatatctcgtacacctcatcgttccatcgaatgcgatattcgccgtggccaatgcgcaaaggaccataaatctttctgcTTTACTTTTTAGCGAATTTAAATCTCtaatcaaatcattaaaatcttCTGTAGTGACGAAATGATGTTTTGGTTGTTCTGGTGACGGTAAAAACTCCTTATCGGAATTACTTTTATGAGAACTAAGAGATGAGCTACTTTTTCGCGATAATTTTATCGGTAGCTCAGGTACAGGTCATGCCAAATCGTGTGAAACTGGAGCAGAAGAAAATTCAAAGTCAGAATATTCGATAGGTTTTGCATTTTTACCTCTACGCTTTTTACTCGGATTCACAATGCAAAAGTAGCAGTCGTTAACGTGATCTTTTGGTTCTCGCCAGATTCTTGGTATTACAAATTTCATAAATCTTTCCTCACCTCGATACCAACCTAACATACATatagaaatagaaattaatatgtctattatatttaattcaccatttaatgaaaatttctttaccTTCTAAACATCTTTTACAATAACTACAAGCAACATGTGGATTGATTAGGAACAGGGCTGTCAAAATATGCTTCGAAGGCTTCACAGAGAACGTATGCATATCACGTTCTCTGTGTTCATATTTTACAtctcggaatcgatcttcagtagtcgaagtcgtttaagaatcgattcttgacattcgaaaaatcgattattttacgagaaaactcgattttagagtagaatcggaatcgagtttaccatccctactggcagccatcgcgtatacatataataacctccgtacaataactaccacaaaaaaaatgattttttttacatgtAATTTATacggaaaacagaaaatttgaaagaggcacctcttaatattaatattaagagctcatcttttgagtgacttttattttacacatttcgaaagttttgagcctgtttttcagttgaaaaaaaggttgcctcaaaatggcacaccctaatgtatacatacatatatatattaaataaaatactgaGCATAAGTGGACTAAAAAGAGTGTACTAAAGCGTTTTCTTGGGTATAAACGTCTTCTACTTTGGATTATGACGTTTCATGGAAATTTTAATAACCTTTTAACCAAAATAGCtgtaacaaaaaatacatacatatgtatgtatctcgtTCAACTTCACGATGGCACAACTGAGATGTGTCGACTGTTTATTTTTCTACGCATCAGAATGCAATTTCTTCACAATATGGACAATGGCATTGCGCGCAAATCAGCATACTTAACAcggcacacaagtgcgttcgatcggtatgtgtgcgcatgcggtttactcgtgtatgggcttgtgcgcgtaccgatccatgttcgcgaaaatgtttgattttttacgatcggtgcgcgcacatgtgtgtcgtgtatggcgttgtgtgCGCataaaatctcatttctctcgtctAGCCGAACACTGCAGATCGCGGAcgaacaatggcaagtgttaaggggggagcctgctttagaggagGTATGTGTAGTATATAAGTGTCGTTGATACTGGTATTAACTCGTACGAGCCCgttttgtaacaaaaattatcgTGGGGACTTACAtcaatatttgtacatacaagtaAAGGTTCTGATTTTGAATAGCCAACAGTTCATTTATATGTCTCTGATGCAGCTCCATATATGGTAAAATCAGGAAAGGCGCTGAACGTATTTTACCCAAAATTCAAAGTTttaagaacatatgtatgtacaagtatatcctAATATCGTGCTAATGTTAACTGGTCAGAGGCAGCAAATACTATTGTGTATATTTTGTAGACTTTCATGCATTTCTTAAAGATGTAAGTGAAGCTTCTTCATTATTGAAGCGAAAAAAGCAATTGCTTTAAAGTCAGTTGAAGCGCAGTCAGCTTACAGTACAAGTCAgcttatatgtagtatgtatataaattaaactaCACTTTCATATCTGAAATAATAACTGAATTGGAAGGAAAAAAATCATTGTCAGAACAAGTGCAATTGATATACATTCTGACAGAAaagtattgtaaataaaacggaaaatatttaattcttcatcaatttttttttgtcgccatcagatgtaatacacttatgccaacgatttttccagtcctcaaaaCACTCTTCATAAGCAGTTTTGGGATGGCTTTCGGCACATTCagcttttttcttttatctcttcgatcaactGAAAACAGGTTCCATTCCGATAATTGCTGACTTGTTGGCATGTCAAACTCACAAACCAATATCTTATTGGCAGTTaaaatgctctccatgaatgtaaGATCGGAATTCGCATGATCAAGCATGTCAAAAGGGACGtttttacggtactctttttgaaaaatgttccaCTTTATAAGGaggagtcgagcaagaacgagttttatatccaaaatattcaccaaactcattcgaacggactcgcgagagacgTCGAGCTCAAGGACCttaacttttataatattttcatcagtttaaGAGATcgaagccttttccaacattcgcaactattccgcacacgaaattttgttataaatacgaaatttgagaaaaattttttgttcgatatttttatccatcgtaaaaatcgcaacgcactactgagatATATCGATATAAGCAGTTGCTGTAACTCAACCGGTTGACGGATTGCGCTCATGTTCGGTATATTAATTAAGGACTGTCCTGCTtacttaacaaaataatttttttgaaatatcattgtACTCCAATTCCGGGCTGTTAGAATTAATCGATGTATGCAGGGTGAACTTAGTCGTATATTCAATGAGAAATTGGATACCATTCTGCAAAAAATAAAGGCTTTCAAGAATTTAAAAAGTCTTTGCTATACAAATATACTCCGAATGAACTAGCTTGCTTCAAATACGCCCCAATCACCAGTATTGACTTAGGAGGTTTGCTTTGTATAGGACATTTTTGTTTACCAACAAAGCTTTCAAGAAAACATattacaaaacaagtaaggaacggCTAAGTccgggtgcaaccgaatattttatactcttgcaacttgcaagaatcaaaaccaTGGAAATACTGTATGGTgtaattaagtgcttagttatggcactttataggttttcggttaataactatttgtgagcgtggcagtgatccgattacgcccatctaagaacttgaattttcttttgtactaaggaacctgtataccaagttttatcaagatatctcaatttttactcaagctacagcttgcacggacagacggactgacagacagacagtcaactggattcaaacttttttcgtcatcctgatcatttatatatatgtatataaccatatatctatctcgattagttttaggtgatacgtacaaccgttaggtgaacaaaactataatactctgtagaaactggctgcaagagtataaatatgtatgtataaaatattttttcgaggAAAAGCTGTATTCTGCGGCAGTATTTCTTGATATACAACAAGCATTTGACCGAGTCTGGCAGCCAGGCTTGTTATAAACTGACAAAACTACTTCCTGCTCCATTTTTTCTgttattgaaatcatatttaGACAATCGCCAGTTTTATGTTCAAATGGAAGGAGAAACGTCAAAACTATACAGTATCCGTGTTGGCGTCCCACAGGGCAGTGTTCTGGGACCTGTCCTTTACATAATATTCACTGCTGATCTTCCTGTTGTTGGTGATGTTCAAGTAGCACTTCCAAAAATGCTGCGGTAGAAGTAACTCAAgttattcaaaatgaaataatagaaattgaGCGATGGCttaagaaatagaaaataaaggtTAATGCTGAGAAATCGAAACACGTCACATTTGCTCTGAGAAGAGGAGACTGTCCGCcggtatttttgaataatacacAAATTCGACATAGTGATTCCGCAAATTATCTCGGATTCGATATAAATCGAAGAGTAACTTGGGAAAGCCACATTAAAAGCTTGagaaagaaactcaatattaaaacaaaaaaaaatgaattggctTCTTGGGCGAAAATCACAGCTCAGTTTGGAGAACAAAGTTCGACTTTATAAGGCTATCTTGAAGCCTGTGTGGACCTAAGGTATCCAGTTATGGGGTACTGCAAGcaaatcaaatatacatatattgaaatccTTCAACGATATcagaattttgaatataatagctgttctcactggagttcaactatttatgttataatatcatatttttttaactaatttgctTATggattggaggatggagtcatgtgtagaagttcacgcaagtgaggaaagttctctgatcgccattcacttgggagtggccagaaacgattcttttacacatggctcaagcagctcactacttccggtctttgaccaagtatcctctgggtagcctaagaacatccgttcgaaggtgagctaatgtgagaaggcgaaacattccctacatagggttgtgcgctgggcttgggacccgccatgtaaaaaacaataccaatgaaaaggaaaacacagcatcggatgagagaccccccttttgacgacgaccatggcaaacggaataaggactacgatttgagggcatgcacctggaatgtccggacccttagtgggaaggtgctgctgcccagctggttgatgtcctcgcaaaaataaaggctgacatcaccgccgtccaagaaatgcgatggacgggacaaggacagagacgagtaggtcctgtgacatttactacagtggccatatattggattcgtggtgggagagagactccgtcgccgagtactatcattcactccggtgaatgaacgtctagccacaatacgcatcaaagcgaggttcttcaacatatcgctgatctgcgcccacgctccgacggatgagaaggacgatgtgaccaaagacgccttttatgagtgcttggaacgcactttatgagagatgcccccgccacgatgtcaaaatcgtgcttggcgactttaacgccagggtgggcaaagaaggtatatttggcactacggtcggtaaattcagcctccacgatgaaacatccccaaatgggttgaggctgattgacttcgccggggcccgaaatatggttatctgtagtactagattccagcataagaagattcatcaagctacctggctgtctccggatcgaaaactaccaaccagatcgatcatgttgtgatagatggaagacacgtctccagtgttttagatgtgcagtgcgctccgaggtcctaacatcgactcggaccactatcttgttgcagctaagattcgcactcgcctctgtgcagcaaaaaaacgcacgccaacaaacacaaggaaggttcgacgtcgagaagctgcaatcacaacagacagccgaacgattttctactcggcttgcactcctgctctctgagagcactagtcaacaactcggtataagggaactgtgggacggcatttcaaattccttacgtacagctgcaaccgaaaccattggttttcggaaaaagcaaaagaacagctggtactacgaagagtgccgtgtcgcagcggagagaaaacaggctgcctacctcgccacgttacgatcgaccactacacgtgcgggatgggatagataccgagagttgaagagggaagtgagacgcatttgcagacagaagaagaaagaggccgaaatgcgtgagtacgaagagcttgataagctggccgacaggggtaatgctcgaaaattctacgaaaaaatgcggcggcttacagaaggtttcaagaccggagcatactcttgtagaacccccaaaggtgatctagtcactgatgcccagagcatagttaaattatggagggaacacttctccagcctgctgaatggcagtgaacgcacaacaccaggagaaggagaacccgattccccaatcgataacgatggagcagacgttccattacccgaccatgaagaagttcgaatagcaattgctcgcctcaagaacaacaaagcggcaggggccgacggactaccggccgagctattcaaacacggcggcgaagaactaatagggagcatgcatcagcttctttgtaaaatatggtcggacgagagcatgcccaacgattgaaatttaagtgtgctatgcccaatccataaaaaaggagaccccacaatctgcgccaactaccgtgggattagcctcctcaacatcgcatataaggttctatcgagcgtattgtgtgaaagattaaagtccaccgtcaacaaactgattggaccttatcagtgtggcttcagacctggaaaatcaacaaccgaccagatattcaccatgcgccaaatcttggaaaagacccgtgaaaagagaatcgacacacaccacctcttcgtcgatttcaaagctgctttcgacagcacgaaaaggagctgcctttatgccgcgatgtctgaatttggtatccccgcaaaactaatacggctgtgtaaactgacgttgaacaacacgaaaagctccgtcaggatcgggaaggacctctccgagccgttcgataccaaacgaggtttcagacaagacgactccctattgtgcgacttcttcaacctgctcctggagaaaatagttcgagctgcagaactaaatagagaaggtaccatcttctataagagtgtacagctgctggcgtatgccaatgatattgatatcatcggcctcaacacccgcgccgttagttctgctttctccaggctggacaaggaagcacaaaaaatgtgtctgacagtgaacgagggcaaaacgaaatatctcctgtcatcaaacaaacagtcatcgcactcgcgacttggctctcacgtcactgttgactgtcataactttgaagttgtagataatttcgtctatttaagaaccagtattaacaccaccaacaatgtcagcctggaaatccaacgcaggattgcttttgccaacaggtgctacttcgggctgagtaggcaattgaaaagtaaagtcctctctcgacgaacaaaagcc
The sequence above is drawn from the Bactrocera tryoni isolate S06 chromosome 1, CSIRO_BtryS06_freeze2, whole genome shotgun sequence genome and encodes:
- the LOC120782307 gene encoding pupal cuticle protein isoform X2 is translated as MKEYLILLVLLISACSATLHGAVSTQFQHIDPHSRTYSYGYADPNSQKHETRSYDGVTRGSYSYVDGNGHVQSLSYVADPHHGFNAVGTNLPKASPSPDTHFAAIHSAAAQSYVPYAHHYPQHIPILTDGGVPVDTPEVQHARAEHYAAYAAAAAAAAAHPEPYDGHSHHLYKRSLYSHPWNYAHQNSITHVPLTHGGVPVDTPDVQAAKAEHFAAHAKVLGRGTQVNGAPSDTPEVAHAKAAHYAAHAAARTGYPIGQTVPVHGYHIPVIHNGVPVETPEVQHAKAAHYAAVIKATSRAGHGEPSDNGGHYGGHWNDPHNSGYTGYKHRGPIHIPVIHNGVPVEPPEVQHARAAHLNALASASHGSGHVGYYEHDDQYHGQNY
- the LOC120782307 gene encoding pupal cuticle protein isoform X1, which translates into the protein MPFPELLDRNLLKKLILLVLLISACSATLHGAVSTQFQHIDPHSRTYSYGYADPNSQKHETRSYDGVTRGSYSYVDGNGHVQSLSYVADPHHGFNAVGTNLPKASPSPDTHFAAIHSAAAQSYVPYAHHYPQHIPILTDGGVPVDTPEVQHARAEHYAAYAAAAAAAAAHPEPYDGHSHHLYKRSLYSHPWNYAHQNSITHVPLTHGGVPVDTPDVQAAKAEHFAAHAKVLGRGTQVNGAPSDTPEVAHAKAAHYAAHAAARTGYPIGQTVPVHGYHIPVIHNGVPVETPEVQHAKAAHYAAVIKATSRAGHGEPSDNGGHYGGHWNDPHNSGYTGYKHRGPIHIPVIHNGVPVEPPEVQHARAAHLNALASASHGSGHVGYYEHDDQYHGQNY